A window of the Dickeya dianthicola NCPPB 453 genome harbors these coding sequences:
- a CDS encoding L-threonylcarbamoyladenylate synthase, whose amino-acid sequence MSQFFYIHPQNPQPRLINQTVEILHKGGVIVYPTDSGYALGCMLEDKAAMERICRIRDLDQNHNFTLMCRDLSELSSYAYVDNTAFRLIKNNTPGNYTFILKATKEVPRRLMNEKRKTIGMRVPSNPIALELLAALNEPLMSTTLMLPGNDFAESDPEEIQEQLGKRVNLVIHGGFLGQQPTTVIDLTESVPEVVREGTGDVTPFL is encoded by the coding sequence ATGAGTCAGTTTTTCTATATTCATCCGCAGAACCCGCAACCGCGGCTGATCAACCAGACGGTGGAAATCCTGCACAAGGGCGGGGTGATTGTTTATCCCACCGATTCAGGGTACGCACTCGGGTGCATGCTGGAAGATAAGGCGGCGATGGAGCGCATCTGCCGCATCCGTGATCTGGATCAGAACCACAACTTCACCCTGATGTGCCGCGATCTGTCGGAGTTGTCTTCTTATGCTTATGTGGATAACACCGCGTTCCGGTTAATCAAGAATAATACCCCCGGCAATTACACCTTTATTCTTAAAGCGACCAAGGAAGTGCCGCGTCGCCTGATGAATGAAAAACGTAAAACCATCGGCATGCGCGTGCCGTCCAACCCGATTGCGCTGGAATTGCTGGCGGCGTTGAATGAGCCATTAATGTCGACCACGCTGATGCTGCCGGGCAACGATTTTGCCGAATCCGATCCGGAAGAAATTCAGGAACAACTGGGCAAACGGGTGAATTTGGTCATTCACGGCGGTTTTCTGGGGCAACAGCCCACCACGGTTATCGATCTGACCGAGTCCGTGCCGGAGGTGGTGCGCGAAGGCACCGGTGATGTGACGCCCTTTCTGTAG